One window of Entelurus aequoreus isolate RoL-2023_Sb linkage group LG06, RoL_Eaeq_v1.1, whole genome shotgun sequence genomic DNA carries:
- the tmem230b gene encoding transmembrane protein 230b gives MPARSIVSNGIPSTKVKYSRLSTHDDGYIDLQFKRSPPKVPYKAIALAAVLFLIGSVLIIIGSLLLAGYFGVTHSDRTIPVLIIGILVFLPGIYHLRIAYCASKGYPGYSYDDIPNFDD, from the exons ATGCCAGCTCGTAGCATCGTGTCCAACGGTATTCCCTCGACTAAGGTGAAGTACTCCAGGTTGTCCACTCATGACGACGGATATATTGATTTACAG TTCAAGAGAAGCCCACCCAAAGTCCCATACAAAGCCATAGCACTCGCTGCAGTCCTCTTCCTAATCGGCTCTGTGTTAATCATCATTGGCTCTCTTCTTTTGGCTGGATACTTTGGTGTTACT CACTCGGATCGTACCATTCCCGTCCTGATCATAGGAATCCTTGTGTTTCTTCCTGGAATTTACCACCTGCGAATAGCTTACTGTGCATCTAAAGGATACCCGGGATACTCTTATGATGATATCCCAAactttgatgactga